Within the Arthrobacter sp. V1I7 genome, the region CGAGGCGCGCGGAATCGCCGTCGACCTGGCCCCGACCGGCCGCCAGTCCGGCGCCGGCCTGCTCGAAATCTGGCCGGAGGGCCAGGGCACTGTGCTGCTGCCGCAGGCCGACATCGCCGACGCCCGGCTCCGGCGCGGCCTCGCCGCCCGGGGCGCGCTCGTCCAGGCCGTCACCGCCTACCACACCGTGGACTACCCGGCCGATCCCGGCCGCCGCCTGCCCGATTGCCCGCCCGTCCCCGGCGCGCCCGGCACCGCGGCCGGCCCGGCCGCGGTGCTCACCGCCACCGAAGCCAGAGCCGAAATCGCCGCCGGCAGCCTGCAGGCCGTCGTCGCCGCCTCGCCCAGCGCAGCCCGCCGCATCCACGCCGACCTCGCACCGCTGGGAGCGTGCCGGTTCGTCGCGATCGGGCGTTCGACGGCGGCGGAGGCGGAAGCGCTCGGGCTCACCGTTGCTTCCGTCGCCGAGGAGCCGACGGCGTCGGGCCTGGTGGCCGCCGTCGTGGAGTCCCTCGCGGCGTTGCCAGCCCCTTCACCATCGCAGCCGCCCGCCGCAGAGCCCACCGCAAAGGACCCAGCATGAGCTTTCCGACCCACCGTCCCCGCCGCCTCCGCACCACCCCGGCAATGCGCCGGCTCACCGCCGAACACCGTCTCTCGGCCGCGGAGCTGATCCTGCCGGCCTTCATCCGGGAGGGCCTGGCGGAGCCGAACCCGATTGCCTCGATGCCCGGCGTGCAGCAGCACACCACGGATTCGCTCAAGCGCGCCGCCGCCGAGGCCGTGCGGCTGGGTGTCGGCGGCATCATGCTGTTCGGGGTCCCCGCGCAACGGGACGCCCGGGGCACGGCCTCGCTGGACCCGGACGGCGTGCTGAACAAGGCCATCCGGGACGTCCGGGCCGAGGTCGGCGACGAGCTCGTGGTCATGAGCGATGTCTGCCTGGACGAATTCACGGACCACGGCCACTGCGGTGTCCTCGATGCCCACGGGTACGTGGACAACGACGCCACCCTGGAGATCTACGGCCGGATGGCGGTGGCGCAGGCGGAGGCCGGAGCCCACGTCCTCGGCCCCTCCGGGATGATGGACGGCCAGGTGGCGGTCATCCGGCAGGCCCTGGAGGAAGCGGGCCACGCCAACACCGCGGTCGTGGCCTACGCCGCCAAATACGCCTCGGCGTTCTACGGCCCCTTCCGCGAAGCCGTCGACTCGCAGCTGAAGGGGGACCGGCGCACCTACCAGATGGAGTCCGCCAACCGCCGCGAAGCCATCCTCGAGGTGGAACTGGACCTCGCCGAGGGCGCGGACATGGTCATGGTGAAACCCGCCATGAGCTACCTCGACATCCTGGCCGACGTCGCCGCCATGAGCCCCGTGCCGGTCGCGGCCTACCAGATCTCGGGCGAGTACGCGATGATCGAGGCGGCGGCGGCCAACGGCTGGATCGACCGGCGCGCCGCGATCACCGAATCCGTCCTGGGCATCAGGCGGGCCGG harbors:
- a CDS encoding uroporphyrinogen-III synthase codes for the protein MGGYSDRNGADGPHGMSVPDGARVLVARSPDRAGELVTALRRVGADPLLLPLIDFELARDQHSFDVTFDALGAGAYNWLVVSSVTAVQALEAKAAERGVELASWLPGSVQVATIGPATRRVLEARGIAVDLAPTGRQSGAGLLEIWPEGQGTVLLPQADIADARLRRGLAARGALVQAVTAYHTVDYPADPGRRLPDCPPVPGAPGTAAGPAAVLTATEARAEIAAGSLQAVVAASPSAARRIHADLAPLGACRFVAIGRSTAAEAEALGLTVASVAEEPTASGLVAAVVESLAALPAPSPSQPPAAEPTAKDPA
- the hemB gene encoding porphobilinogen synthase, with the translated sequence MSFPTHRPRRLRTTPAMRRLTAEHRLSAAELILPAFIREGLAEPNPIASMPGVQQHTTDSLKRAAAEAVRLGVGGIMLFGVPAQRDARGTASLDPDGVLNKAIRDVRAEVGDELVVMSDVCLDEFTDHGHCGVLDAHGYVDNDATLEIYGRMAVAQAEAGAHVLGPSGMMDGQVAVIRQALEEAGHANTAVVAYAAKYASAFYGPFREAVDSQLKGDRRTYQMESANRREAILEVELDLAEGADMVMVKPAMSYLDILADVAAMSPVPVAAYQISGEYAMIEAAAANGWIDRRAAITESVLGIRRAGANMVLTYWASELAGWLKES